GGTGAGGGATGCACAAGCTTTTGCGATTTTGGATGTTCATGACGGACCGGTTGACCCGCCAATCTTTCATCGTGGGCTCAAGATGCCATGAGGAAGTGTCTATGTGCTCAAGGTGAAGCCACTCATTGAAAGAATAAGACGAAGGGTGAATCTACAGTTGTAGAAGAGCTGAGCACCGGGTTCTTGCTCTCTTGCAAAGGGGCCAAAAATCGCAATTTGGTCAACCCCGCTTAGCCAATCTATCGGTGGTCCAAATCCTTTCTTGAATCGCCAACCACGCGAAAAACTTGACCTTAGGCGAAACCCAAGCCTTCCACACCACATGTGGCACCCAAGAGAAGGTAGTGCCCATGAATTCTGGCAAGGACGTGGTGGCTGTTATGACCGTTCTCCATGTGCTTCCAAACGATGCGTTCTCTATGTTACCATAAAATAACATATGGTACAAACTAACATAGAAAAAACTCAAAATGCAAGTATGCAACACATAAGTTGATCTATTGTCTCGCTCCCTAGAACCGGAAAGGCTACTTGAAACATGGAGGAAATGGCAGAAAAGCAGCAATGAAACATAGAGAACAAAGACCGGGGGAGGCGTTTTGTCTCCCGGGTGTATTTGCACccggatgaacagtaaaataaataaataaaatagtaaagcaatttaaaaaattctgaaattttttgtaTATGTTCGTGTTAGTGTCGCAAGCAGGCTTGAATATtttcatgcaaaacggagcagcGTTGTTTCGACGGTGAAAAATACAAATTTGGGTGTGACATTTTAGGGTAACAATTGATGTTACCTTTTTGTCTAGAAAATTTCAGGTAGCATTTTTATGTGACAAAGATCACATAAATTTTGTTGggatttttttgacatttcaaaattcaTTTTTCACAGGCAGGAGCACGTGCTCCCGGGAGCTGAATTGCATTTCCGACAAAGACCATCTAACAAGAGGCAAGGCTTTCTTCTAATCGATCGAGAAAAGAAGAGATACCTTGAATTTTGATTTTTGTTTGGAACTGTAGGCAACAGTCGAGCTTAGTGTATATCAAAGGGGAACTTTTTGaatttactactccctctattccaaaaaAAAGAAGTgtcatattttttttaaatcacctTTTGTCCTTCTGTTGAGTGTTTTTCTTCTATGCGACGGTTTTTCTCTTCGTGTGTGCATGTGTGGTTGTATGTGTGAGTGAGATGCTAGTATTCTACTGTTTGTTTTTGATGTGTCGAGAGACAATTAATCTTCAATGTTGTTGTTTGCTGTTTGAACGATgagtactacacacacacacacacacacaaatctaCGTGCAAACCATACGAAAGCCTGCGATGAGCGGGTTACAGTACTTGCAGTAACCATATTTCGTAGCTGTAGTAGTTACCATCAATCAAGTGACCAATTAAGTGTGGCTGTTTGTTGCGTCTAAGCATGCGCAAATGTTGTTTTCATTCGGGGGCGGTTACGGCACTGTTAATGACTGAAGATAGATTACACGCCAGGCAACAATAATAATGTCTGTACGTACGCTGGTACGCCAcgtaaaacaaaaacaaacaaaacGATGCACAGTAGTTGATGGTACGTCCATCATTTCGCCGATCGGGCAGATTCCTCTTCCACTGCCGCTGTGCATCCAATCGAATCGACCTCCACCCAACACAGGCCGGCCGGAACATCAGTGATATTATAATAATCATTTACTTAAAGTATATTTCAAGTTTTTTTTTACTCAACGTATGTAAGCGAGTTACAGTCGTCGTACTCATATAAAGAGGGACAGGAAGGATCGTCTTCTGCATCTCGATCCGGCCTGACTTTTGGCGGCAGAGCCAGCTGACTGAAGCAgagagcagcagttcaccatggctcgcctttcctgctcacccctcctcctcctcctcttcttgtcGTCGCAGCTCGCCCTGCTCGTCGCCGGCGAGTTCCTCCGCCTGCCGTCCGAGAAGGACGTCGTCGGGACGAGATGGGCCGTCCTCATCGCCGGCTCCAACGGCTACTACAACTACCGCCACCAGGCAGGCACCAAGTTCCCTATTAAATACTCCTCCTTAATTACTCTCATGGAGAATGTTCTGATCATATTGCTTAGTTAATCAATGAATCCGCGTAAGTGCAGGCGGACGTGTGCCACGCGTACCAGATCATGAAGAAGGGCGGGCTCAAGGACGAGAACATCATCGTCTTCATGTACGACGACATCGCCGGCAACCGCGACAACCCCAGGCCCGGGGTCATCATCAACCACCCCAAAGGCGGCGACGTCTACGCCGGAGTCCCCAAGGACTACACGGGGGCGGACGTGAACGCCAACAACTTCCTCGCCGCGCTGCTCGGCGACAAGTCCAAGCTcaccggcagcggcagcggcaaggtCGTCAGCAGCGGCTCCGACGACCACATCTTCGTCTACTACGCCGATCATGGCGGCCCAGGGATCCTCGGTAAAATATCATCCCATCTCCATCAATCTTTACTCGAGTGTGTATTCTTTTCTTGCATCGTGGGGCGTGACATGGCGTGACGTGGGTGGATCGACCAGGGATGCCGGGCGACGAGGAGTACCTGTACGCGAACGACCTGGTGCGGACGCTGGAGAAGAAGCACGCGGGCGGGGCCGGGTACAAGAGCCTGGTCTTCTACCTGGAGGCCTGCGAGTCCGGGAGCATCTTCGAGGGCCTCCTCCCGGGCAACATCGGCGTGTACGCCACCACGGCGGCCAACGCGGAGGAGAGCAGCTGGGGCACCTACTGCCCCGGCGACGACGAGGGCGCCCCGCCGCCGGAGTACGACACCTGCCTCGGCGACCTCTACAGCGTCGCCTGGATGGAGGACAGCGACGCGCACAACCTCAACGCCGAGTCCCTCAAGCAGCAGTACGAGCGGGTCAGGGACCGGACGTCGGCGGCCGGCACGTACAGCCTCGGCTCCCACGTCATGCAGTACGGCGACCTGGACCTCAACGACCAGAGCCTCTTCCTCTACATCGGCACCAATCCTGCCAACGACAACGCCTCCTTCGTCCAGGGCTCCTCCTCGACCTCCAGGCAGCTGCCGGGCGGCCGAGTGAACCAGCGGGACGCCGACCTCGTCCACTTCTGGCACAAGTACCGGAGGTCGGCGGAGGGGTCGGCCAAGAAAGGCGAGGCGCGGAGGCGGCTGGTGGAGACGATGGCGCGGCGGTCTCGCGTGGACAGCAGCGTGGAGCTCATCGGCGGCCTCCTCTTCGGCTCTGAGCAAGGTGCCAAGGTCCTCGGCGCCGTCCGGCCGGCGGGGCAGCCTGTGGTGGATGACTGGGACTGCCTCAAGTCCGTGGTGCGGAGGTTCCAGGAGCGGTGCGGGCCGCTGACGCAGTACGGGATGAAGCACATGCGGTCGCTCGCCAACCTCTGCAACGCCGGCGTCCGggaggaggccatggacaaggcTGCGGCTCAGGCGTGCGCTGCTAATCCTTCCTCCTTATTCTGATCAAACTGTGTGATCGATCCATGTCGCATCAGTcacccaaaatatggtgtgatggATCGATATATACGGTCGTGATTGCTGTAAATACTAATACATGCTGCACAGCAAGTACGTGATTGCTGTAAATATATGTGCTATTATTTGCTATACAAAGAAAATAGCTCTCTCAGATCGGAGGTGCGCTGCTCTCGGTGCGGGTGGCTCACATGTGTCTTCTTGTGTTTTCGCACGGCCTCTATCGTGAGGGTTGGATCAATGTTTGCCTTTGATGAAGTCGGAGTCGTTTGCTCGGAGTTTAGGGAGGATGATGACGCCTCCAGGAGAGAAATGGTTGACGATGATGCAAGAGTGTACCTTAACGAGGCCTCTTTGTTGAGACATGTGTCAGATATCATGTGTGTGCGCCGCTCGGGCAGTTTGTGACGGTTTTGTGCCGCTCGCGCTCGTCCATGGCAAGGCGATTTAGAGTTTCAGGCAAATATTTAGCAAAACCAATGTTTCATTATACAACTCATGATTAGTATTTATACAAAATCGACTGACACGATTACAGTAAACATATACCAAATTACAATAGGAATATGGATCGATGGGCGGGTTTGCACATAACTTTTACTCCTTAATTAATGAAGACGTGGCAAAGCTTTTGCTGGAGCTTAAGAAAAAAAAGATTGATCACACTAGCAGAGGAGAACTACTCTCTTCTATatgattttcttttttttgaaatagAGGCGTAAGATTTGCGTGATCgattaaataagaggagaatagaatTTTACAAAGCACCCACAAAGTACGGCATGACAATTACTCGCACAAAATAATAGACCCTAATTTTGTGGCGCCCGCTATAAACCAAAGTTTGGCCTCCTGAAGGATGACATTAAGGAGTATAGTTGGGGGAGCACTCTTGTGGCGGAACACACGAGCATTTCTCTCGTTCTATTTGGTGGAGCACTCTTATATACGATTATTATGACCGAGGAGAAAGAAGGCAGTAATTCTCCCTGGAAAGAAAGTCCAATTAACAATGAGCTGAGGAGTATCCCCTTTTTTCGAatttataaataaacaatgagaCTAACCTTTCTTGTTTGGTGACGAACAAAGAAAGGAATCTCTCAGTTTCATTTACCTACTGATGCATCTTGTTGATCTGAAAGATGAGCTATCTAGCTGCCTTGTCTTGTGCTGTTGCTGGACTAGAGGTAAGACGTCTCACCAAACATGACGGCTGACGGACTTCACGCTTTCGTTGTTTCCAGTTAAAAACTAGTGCTGTGACTGAATTTTCCTTGGCCTGGATTTTGTTTCCTTCTTGGTGATTTGACAAAAGGTCCTTTGCACCGTTCTCCAGTACTGGAAGTCTGGAACTAAAGGCCACCCTTAACAGTCGACTAGAACAACTTTACAAAGACTCTCGTGGGATACAAAGCGTGAGCCATGCACTTCTTAAGTTTAGCTGATCACCTTTGATCCAGATGATAGGATTGGGAAAGTTGAATCAGCGACAAAGGCCGGTTCAGGGACACGCCGTACTACTGTACTCACCTTGCA
This window of the Triticum aestivum cultivar Chinese Spring chromosome 5D, IWGSC CS RefSeq v2.1, whole genome shotgun sequence genome carries:
- the LOC123121688 gene encoding vacuolar-processing enzyme: MARLSCSPLLLLLFLSSQLALLVAGEFLRLPSEKDVVGTRWAVLIAGSNGYYNYRHQADVCHAYQIMKKGGLKDENIIVFMYDDIAGNRDNPRPGVIINHPKGGDVYAGVPKDYTGADVNANNFLAALLGDKSKLTGSGSGKVVSSGSDDHIFVYYADHGGPGILGMPGDEEYLYANDLVRTLEKKHAGGAGYKSLVFYLEACESGSIFEGLLPGNIGVYATTAANAEESSWGTYCPGDDEGAPPPEYDTCLGDLYSVAWMEDSDAHNLNAESLKQQYERVRDRTSAAGTYSLGSHVMQYGDLDLNDQSLFLYIGTNPANDNASFVQGSSSTSRQLPGGRVNQRDADLVHFWHKYRRSAEGSAKKGEARRRLVETMARRSRVDSSVELIGGLLFGSEQGAKVLGAVRPAGQPVVDDWDCLKSVVRRFQERCGPLTQYGMKHMRSLANLCNAGVREEAMDKAAAQACAANPSSLF